The following are encoded in a window of Kitasatospora sp. NBC_01250 genomic DNA:
- a CDS encoding alpha,alpha-trehalose-phosphate synthase (UDP-forming), whose protein sequence is MSDHTPARILVASNRGPVSFSSGPDGTLTLRRGGGGLVSGLSAIDDPGTVWVCAALGEADRTAARRSPQGRLDQGGFDVGGQAVRMLDIAPEVFDQAYNGVANSTLWFLHHLLYNTPTAPVFDADADARWTAFEAYNAAFAEALAAEAAPGAAVLVQDYHLTLVPALLRELRPDLRISYFLHIPWAPADYFRMLPDELARAVLTGVLGADRAGFHTRRWAEAFADCCEQLLDAKIISGAGPRSDLSVSHQGRTTRLGVHALGADADFLRERAHRPDVDERLAALREAVGGRRTIVRVDRTELSKNIVRGLQAYRHLLRSRPEWREQVVHIAFAYPSRQDLAEYRDYTAAVQRLSQEITEEFATDSWQPLILQVEDDFARSLAAYRMADVALVNPIRDGMNLVAKEVPVVSDAGCALVLSREAGAHAELGADALSINPYDVVGTAEALHRALSMPAAERAERTGRLAAAATALPPQQWFLAQLAELSD, encoded by the coding sequence ATGTCCGATCACACGCCCGCACGCATCCTGGTGGCATCCAACCGGGGTCCGGTCTCCTTCAGCAGCGGCCCGGACGGCACGCTGACGCTGCGGCGCGGCGGCGGCGGACTGGTCTCGGGGCTCTCCGCGATCGACGACCCGGGCACGGTCTGGGTCTGCGCGGCACTCGGCGAGGCGGACCGCACGGCGGCCCGGCGCTCGCCGCAGGGGCGGCTCGACCAGGGCGGCTTCGATGTCGGCGGACAGGCCGTCCGGATGCTGGACATCGCCCCCGAGGTCTTCGACCAGGCCTACAACGGGGTGGCCAACTCGACCCTCTGGTTCCTGCACCACCTGCTCTACAACACGCCCACCGCACCCGTCTTCGACGCCGACGCCGACGCCCGGTGGACGGCCTTCGAGGCCTACAACGCGGCCTTCGCCGAGGCGCTGGCCGCCGAGGCCGCCCCGGGCGCCGCCGTGCTCGTGCAGGACTACCACCTGACCCTGGTGCCGGCGCTGCTCCGCGAGCTCCGTCCCGACCTGCGGATCAGCTACTTCCTGCACATCCCGTGGGCCCCGGCGGACTACTTCCGCATGCTGCCGGACGAGCTGGCCCGCGCCGTGCTGACCGGGGTGCTGGGCGCCGACCGGGCCGGCTTCCACACCCGCCGCTGGGCCGAGGCCTTCGCGGACTGCTGCGAGCAGCTCCTGGACGCGAAGATCATTTCTGGGGCGGGCCCCCGGTCCGACCTCTCGGTCAGCCACCAGGGCCGCACCACCAGGCTCGGGGTGCACGCGCTGGGCGCCGACGCCGACTTCCTGCGCGAGCGCGCCCACCGGCCGGACGTGGACGAGCGGCTGGCCGCGCTGCGCGAGGCGGTGGGCGGGCGGCGGACCATCGTGCGGGTGGACCGGACCGAGCTGAGCAAGAACATCGTGCGCGGCCTGCAGGCCTACCGGCACCTGCTGCGCAGCCGCCCCGAGTGGCGCGAGCAGGTGGTGCACATCGCCTTCGCCTACCCCTCCCGGCAGGACCTGGCCGAGTACCGCGACTACACCGCGGCCGTGCAGCGGCTCAGCCAGGAGATCACCGAGGAGTTCGCCACCGACTCCTGGCAACCGCTGATACTCCAGGTCGAGGACGACTTCGCGCGCTCGCTGGCGGCCTACCGGATGGCGGACGTGGCGCTGGTCAACCCGATCAGGGACGGCATGAACCTGGTCGCCAAGGAGGTCCCGGTGGTCTCCGACGCGGGCTGCGCGCTGGTGCTCTCCCGCGAGGCCGGTGCCCACGCCGAGCTGGGCGCGGACGCGCTGAGCATCAACCCCTACGACGTGGTCGGCACCGCCGAGGCGCTGCACCGGGCGTTGAGCATGCCGGCGGCCGAGCGGGCCGAGCGCACCGGACGGCTGGCCGCGGCGGCCACCGCGCTGCCGCCGCAGCAGTGGTTCCTGGCTCAGCTGGCCGAACTGAGCGACTGA
- a CDS encoding glucosyl-3-phosphoglycerate synthase encodes MPAEQSPALLPEAADWLRRRSWRAGDRPPAALLAAKQAAGAAGTVSVVLPALDEESTVGDIVTVIRRELMERLPLVDELVVVDSGSADRTAEVAAAAGARVVHRDAILPGLPAVPGKGEVLWRSLLVTSGAIVCFIDADLRAFDPAFVSGIIGPLLTDPDLQLVKAMYDRPLETEGAVVPAGGGRVTELVARPLLDLHWPQLAGFVQPLGGEYAARRSLLERLHFPTGYGVELGLLVDALELVGLDALAQVDVGVRHHRHQDSQALGRMAATIYRTALERLDRTHRLKAAENLARPVLTQFTRDAVTRDFTAHSHQVIALERPPVIGLPQYRAQSV; translated from the coding sequence TTGCCTGCCGAGCAGAGCCCCGCGCTACTCCCGGAGGCGGCCGACTGGCTGCGCCGACGCTCCTGGCGGGCGGGCGACCGGCCGCCCGCCGCGCTGCTCGCCGCCAAGCAGGCCGCGGGGGCGGCCGGCACCGTCAGCGTGGTGCTGCCCGCGCTGGACGAGGAGTCCACGGTGGGCGACATCGTCACGGTGATCCGCCGCGAGCTGATGGAGCGGCTGCCGCTGGTGGACGAACTGGTGGTGGTCGACTCCGGCTCGGCGGACCGCACCGCCGAGGTGGCCGCGGCGGCCGGTGCCCGGGTGGTGCACCGGGACGCGATCCTGCCCGGACTGCCGGCCGTGCCGGGCAAGGGCGAGGTGCTCTGGCGCTCGCTGCTGGTGACCAGCGGGGCGATCGTCTGCTTCATCGACGCCGACCTGCGCGCATTCGACCCGGCCTTCGTCAGCGGCATCATCGGCCCGCTGCTCACCGACCCCGACCTGCAGTTGGTCAAGGCGATGTACGACCGCCCCCTGGAGACCGAAGGAGCGGTGGTGCCGGCCGGCGGCGGCCGGGTCACCGAGCTGGTCGCCCGCCCGCTGCTGGACCTGCACTGGCCGCAGCTGGCCGGCTTCGTGCAGCCGCTGGGCGGCGAGTACGCGGCCCGCCGCTCGCTGCTGGAGCGGCTGCACTTCCCGACCGGTTACGGGGTGGAGCTGGGCCTGCTGGTGGACGCGCTGGAGCTGGTGGGCCTGGACGCGCTGGCCCAGGTGGACGTGGGGGTGCGCCACCACCGCCACCAGGACAGCCAGGCGCTGGGCCGGATGGCCGCCACCATCTACCGCACCGCCCTGGAGCGGCTGGACCGCACCCACCGCCTGAAGGCCGCCGAGAACCTGGCCCGCCCGGTGCTGACCCAGTTCACCCGGGACGCAGTGACCCGCGACTTCACCGCCCACAGCCACCAGGTGATCGCGCTGGAGCGGCCCCCGGTGATCGGGCTTCCGCAGTACCGGGCGCAGAGCGTGTGA
- the thrC gene encoding threonine synthase — MATATPAAVGPVDLGPAAALSCRECGTRFPLGPSFACLECFGPLEIAYDYEGYDADELRKRIEAGPASIWRYAPLLPVPADVAGKPNLNPGWTPLVKADNLGRELGFTAQLHVKDDSGNPTHSFKDRVVACAIEAARAFDFTTLSCSSTGNLAGAVGAAAARAGFKSCVFIPHDLEQGKVVMAGVYGGELVGIEGNYDDVNRFCSELIGDPAGEGWGFVNVNLRPYYGEGSKTLAFEICEQLGWRLPEQIVIPIASGSQLTKIDKGLQELIKLGLVEDRPYKIFGAQAAGCSPVSAAFKAGHDAIRPVKPDTIAKSLAIGNPADGPYVLDIARRTGGAVEDVTDAEVVAAIRLLARTEGIFAETAGGVTIGVLKKLVENGLLDPAKETVAINTGDGLKTLDAVADAGLTATIRPTLESFRAAGLAS; from the coding sequence ATGGCTACCGCTACCCCTGCAGCTGTCGGTCCTGTCGATCTCGGCCCCGCCGCCGCGCTGTCCTGTCGCGAGTGCGGCACCCGGTTCCCGCTCGGTCCCAGCTTCGCGTGCCTGGAGTGTTTCGGCCCGCTGGAGATCGCCTACGACTACGAGGGCTACGACGCCGACGAGCTGCGCAAGCGGATCGAGGCCGGCCCCGCCTCGATCTGGCGCTACGCCCCGCTGCTGCCGGTGCCCGCGGACGTGGCCGGCAAGCCCAACCTGAACCCCGGCTGGACCCCGCTGGTGAAGGCCGACAACCTCGGCCGCGAGCTCGGTTTCACCGCCCAGCTGCACGTCAAGGACGACTCCGGCAACCCGACCCACTCCTTCAAGGACCGGGTGGTGGCCTGCGCGATCGAGGCCGCCCGCGCCTTCGACTTCACCACGCTGTCCTGCTCCTCCACCGGCAACCTGGCCGGCGCGGTGGGCGCCGCGGCGGCCCGGGCCGGCTTCAAGTCCTGCGTCTTCATCCCGCACGACCTGGAGCAGGGCAAGGTCGTGATGGCCGGGGTCTACGGCGGTGAGCTGGTCGGCATCGAGGGCAACTACGACGACGTGAACCGGTTCTGCTCCGAGCTGATCGGCGACCCGGCCGGCGAGGGCTGGGGCTTCGTCAACGTCAACCTGCGCCCGTACTACGGCGAGGGCTCCAAGACGCTGGCCTTCGAGATCTGCGAGCAGCTCGGCTGGCGGCTGCCGGAGCAGATCGTGATCCCGATCGCCTCCGGCTCGCAGCTCACCAAGATCGACAAGGGGCTGCAGGAGCTGATCAAGCTCGGCCTGGTCGAGGACCGGCCCTACAAGATCTTCGGTGCCCAGGCGGCCGGCTGCTCGCCGGTCTCCGCGGCCTTCAAGGCGGGTCACGACGCGATCCGCCCGGTCAAGCCGGACACCATCGCCAAGTCGCTGGCGATCGGCAACCCGGCGGACGGCCCGTACGTGCTGGACATCGCCCGGCGCACCGGCGGCGCGGTCGAGGACGTCACCGACGCCGAGGTGGTGGCGGCGATCCGGCTGCTGGCCCGCACCGAGGGGATCTTCGCCGAGACCGCGGGCGGCGTGACCATCGGCGTGCTGAAGAAGCTGGTCGAGAACGGTCTGCTGGACCCGGCCAAGGAGACCGTGGCGATCAACACCGGGGACGGCCTCAAGACGCTGGACGCGGTGGCCGACGCGGGCCTGACCGCGACCATCCGGCCGACCCTGGAATCCTTCCGCGCCGCCGGCCTGGCGTCCTGA
- a CDS encoding MoaD/ThiS family protein yields MSANVRIPTILRTYTEGAAEVSAEGATLQEVIADLERNHPGIAARILDEAGKLRRFVNVYVNDDDVRFAEGLATEVGDGAGVSIIPAVAGGC; encoded by the coding sequence ATGAGCGCGAACGTCCGTATCCCGACCATCCTGCGCACCTACACCGAGGGCGCCGCCGAGGTGAGCGCCGAGGGCGCCACCCTGCAGGAGGTCATCGCCGACCTGGAGCGCAACCACCCCGGCATCGCCGCGCGGATCCTGGACGAGGCGGGCAAGCTGCGCCGCTTCGTGAACGTGTACGTCAACGACGACGACGTGCGGTTCGCCGAGGGCCTGGCCACCGAGGTCGGGGACGGCGCCGGGGTCTCGATCATCCCGGCGGTGGCGGGCGGCTGCTGA
- a CDS encoding cold-shock protein has translation MAQGTVKWFNAEKGYGFIAVDGGADVFVHYSAIQMDGYRTLEEGQRVEFEISQGQKGPQADMVRAAV, from the coding sequence ATGGCTCAGGGCACCGTCAAGTGGTTCAACGCGGAGAAGGGCTACGGCTTCATCGCGGTCGACGGTGGTGCGGACGTGTTCGTCCACTACAGCGCGATCCAGATGGACGGCTACCGCACCCTTGAAGAGGGCCAGCGGGTCGAGTTCGAGATCTCCCAGGGGCAGAAGGGCCCGCAGGCGGACATGGTCCGCGCGGCGGTCTGA
- the groL gene encoding chaperonin GroEL (60 kDa chaperone family; promotes refolding of misfolded polypeptides especially under stressful conditions; forms two stacked rings of heptamers to form a barrel-shaped 14mer; ends can be capped by GroES; misfolded proteins enter the barrel where they are refolded when GroES binds), which produces MAKIIAFDEEARRGLERGMNQLADAVKVTLGPKGRNVVLEKKWGAPTITNDGVSIAKEIELEDPYEKIGAELVKEVAKKTDDVAGDGTTTATVLAQALVREGLRNVAAGANPMALKRGIEKAVAAVSDQLLAQAKDVETKEQIASTASISAADTQIGELIAEAMDKVGKEGVITVEESNTFGLELELTEGMRFDKGYISAYFATDLERMEASFDDPYILIANSKIGSVKDLLPLLEKVMQSGKPLLIIAEDVEGEALSTLVVNKIRGTFKSVAVKAPGFGDRRKAMLGDIAILTGGTVISEEVGLKLENAGLDLLGSARKVVITKDETTIVDGGGDSDQVAGRVNQIRAEIENSDSDYDREKLQERLAKLAGGVAVIKAGAATEVELKERKHRIEDAVRNAKAAVEEGIVAGGGVALLQASVAFDKLELEGDEATGANIVKVALEAPIKQIAVNAGLEGGVVVEKVRNLPAGHGLNAATNEYVDLIAEGIIDPAKVTRSALQNAASIAALFLTTEAVIADKPEKAAAGAPGGMPGGDMDF; this is translated from the coding sequence ATGGCCAAGATCATCGCGTTTGACGAGGAAGCTCGCCGCGGCCTTGAGCGCGGCATGAACCAGCTTGCCGACGCCGTCAAGGTGACGCTGGGCCCCAAGGGCCGCAACGTCGTCCTTGAGAAGAAGTGGGGCGCCCCCACGATCACCAACGACGGTGTCTCCATCGCCAAGGAGATCGAGCTCGAGGACCCCTACGAGAAGATCGGCGCGGAGCTCGTCAAGGAGGTCGCCAAGAAGACCGACGACGTCGCGGGTGACGGCACCACCACCGCCACCGTGCTCGCCCAGGCGCTCGTCCGCGAGGGTCTGCGCAACGTCGCCGCCGGCGCCAACCCGATGGCCCTCAAGCGCGGTATCGAGAAGGCCGTCGCGGCCGTCTCGGACCAGCTGCTGGCCCAGGCCAAGGATGTGGAGACCAAGGAGCAGATCGCTTCGACCGCCTCCATCTCGGCCGCCGACACCCAGATCGGCGAGCTCATCGCCGAGGCCATGGACAAGGTCGGCAAGGAAGGCGTCATCACCGTCGAGGAGAGCAACACCTTCGGTCTGGAGCTCGAGCTCACCGAGGGCATGCGCTTCGACAAGGGCTACATCTCGGCCTACTTCGCCACCGACCTGGAGCGGATGGAGGCGTCGTTCGACGACCCGTACATCCTGATCGCCAACTCCAAGATCGGCTCGGTCAAGGACCTGCTCCCGCTGCTGGAGAAGGTCATGCAGAGCGGCAAGCCGCTGCTGATCATCGCCGAGGACGTCGAGGGCGAGGCCCTGTCGACCCTGGTGGTCAACAAGATCCGCGGCACCTTCAAGTCCGTCGCCGTCAAGGCCCCGGGCTTCGGCGACCGCCGCAAGGCCATGCTCGGCGACATCGCCATCCTCACCGGTGGCACCGTGATCTCCGAGGAGGTCGGCCTCAAGCTCGAGAACGCCGGTCTCGACCTGCTGGGCAGCGCCCGCAAGGTGGTCATCACCAAGGACGAGACCACCATCGTCGACGGTGGCGGCGACAGCGACCAGGTCGCCGGCCGGGTCAACCAGATCCGCGCCGAGATCGAGAACAGCGACTCGGACTACGACCGCGAGAAGCTCCAGGAGCGCCTCGCCAAGCTGGCCGGCGGCGTGGCCGTCATCAAGGCCGGCGCGGCCACCGAGGTCGAGCTCAAGGAGCGCAAGCACCGCATCGAGGACGCCGTTCGCAACGCGAAGGCGGCCGTCGAGGAGGGCATCGTCGCGGGTGGTGGCGTCGCGCTGCTGCAGGCGTCGGTCGCCTTCGACAAGCTGGAGCTGGAGGGCGACGAGGCCACCGGTGCCAACATCGTCAAGGTCGCGCTGGAGGCCCCGATCAAGCAGATCGCGGTCAACGCCGGCCTCGAGGGCGGCGTCGTGGTGGAGAAGGTGCGCAACCTCCCCGCCGGCCACGGCCTGAACGCCGCGACCAACGAGTACGTCGACCTGATCGCCGAGGGCATCATCGACCCGGCCAAGGTCACCCGCTCCGCGCTGCAGAACGCCGCCTCCATCGCGGCGCTCTTCCTCACCACCGAGGCCGTCATCGCCGACAAGCCGGAGAAGGCCGCTGCCGGCGCTCCGGGCGGCATGCCGGGCGGTGACATGGACTTCTGA
- a CDS encoding HD domain-containing protein: protein MTVMPTDPHPATDALLDRWTALLERCSATVDPEPYGRALLARWAEPHRRYHTTDHLLAVLDEVDALAEYADAPDTVRLAAWFHDAVYQPDRSENEERSAQLAIRALREAGLAAGLIEEVVRLVRLTVSHFPRPGDRDGEVLCDADLAVLGRSPEAYAGYAAAVREEYAFIPEEVFRRERALILHQLIALPVLYRTPAGHARFEQQARANLLAEINTLIA, encoded by the coding sequence ATGACCGTCATGCCTACCGACCCGCACCCCGCCACCGACGCCCTGCTCGATCGCTGGACCGCCCTGTTGGAGCGCTGCTCGGCCACCGTCGACCCCGAGCCGTACGGGCGCGCGCTGCTGGCGCGCTGGGCCGAGCCGCATCGCCGGTACCACACCACGGACCACCTGCTGGCCGTGCTGGACGAGGTGGACGCACTCGCCGAGTACGCCGACGCGCCGGACACCGTCCGGCTGGCGGCCTGGTTCCACGACGCCGTCTACCAGCCGGACCGGTCCGAGAACGAGGAGCGCAGCGCCCAGTTGGCGATCCGCGCGCTGCGCGAGGCGGGGCTGGCGGCCGGGCTGATCGAGGAGGTGGTCCGGCTGGTGCGGCTCACCGTCAGCCACTTCCCGCGCCCCGGTGACCGGGACGGCGAGGTGCTCTGCGACGCCGACCTCGCGGTGCTCGGGCGCTCGCCCGAGGCGTACGCCGGCTACGCCGCCGCGGTCCGCGAGGAGTACGCCTTCATCCCCGAGGAGGTGTTCCGCCGCGAACGCGCGCTCATCCTGCACCAGTTGATCGCGCTGCCGGTGCTCTACCGCACCCCCGCCGGGCACGCCCGGTTCGAACAGCAGGCCCGCGCCAACCTGCTGGCGGAGATCAACACCCTGATCGCCTAG
- a CDS encoding copper homeostasis protein CutC — MSRPIFEVIALTALDAQAAQSGGADRLELVTDMAADGLTPALADFAAIRAAVDLPLRVMLRIRDGFGAGDLAELVARAVALRAEGAEEFVLGFLDADGNVDLPAVRTVAEAVAGCRWTFHRAIDHSADRAALRAAVGELPGLDTFLTSGAAAGVAAGGEVLAGELAKSGEPGYRQRILIGGGLHAEHLPRLRAEGFDAFHVGGAVRTAGWNSPVDAAKVARWRALIDG; from the coding sequence ATGTCTAGACCAATCTTCGAAGTCATCGCGCTGACGGCGCTCGATGCCCAGGCCGCGCAGTCGGGCGGTGCCGACCGGCTCGAACTGGTCACCGACATGGCCGCCGACGGGCTGACCCCCGCGCTCGCCGACTTCGCCGCGATCCGGGCAGCCGTGGACCTGCCGCTGCGGGTGATGCTGCGGATCCGGGACGGCTTCGGCGCCGGTGACCTCGCGGAGCTGGTGGCCCGGGCGGTGGCGCTGCGCGCCGAGGGCGCCGAGGAGTTCGTCCTCGGCTTCCTGGACGCGGACGGGAACGTCGACCTGCCCGCCGTGCGCACCGTGGCCGAGGCGGTGGCGGGCTGCCGCTGGACCTTCCACCGGGCGATCGACCACAGCGCCGACCGGGCCGCGCTGCGCGCCGCGGTCGGCGAGCTGCCGGGCCTGGACACCTTCCTCACCTCGGGGGCCGCCGCGGGGGTCGCGGCGGGCGGCGAGGTGCTGGCCGGTGAGCTGGCCAAGTCGGGGGAGCCCGGCTACCGGCAGCGGATCCTGATCGGCGGCGGTCTGCACGCCGAGCACCTGCCGCGGCTGCGGGCCGAGGGCTTCGACGCCTTCCACGTGGGTGGCGCGGTGCGGACAGCGGGCTGGAACTCGCCGGTCGACGCGGCCAAGGTCGCCCGGTGGCGAGCGCTGATCGACGGCTGA
- a CDS encoding HelD family protein, giving the protein MPSPATPDALTDLPSDPLQRERDHLASSRAALRAMREDAQALDISDVAGTWVTAEVLRKQVERRIAALADLAHTPLFFGRLDFLHAISGDASEGAGGERFYIGRRHVHDAEGDPMVIDWRAPVSQTFYRASRKDPMDIGKRRRFGYTGGELTAYEDENLSDPAELESASALLAAEIEKPRVGPMRDIVATIQPEQDEIVRAEVTGTVCVQGAPGTGKTAVGLHRVAYLLYAHRERLAKSGTLVIGPNASFLSYIEQVLPALGELDVAQATVQELVRHVEVRGTDSAEAARIKGDARMAQVLRRAVRSGITLPTEPCVVVRGSRRWRVPAYELVEIIKELASRDIRYGAAMEALPQRVSHAVLLKMEQGGEAPDDRVQDAVARSREVKALVKACWPPVDPAKLVHRLLTDAEFLASCADGILDAAEQAAIRWEKPGRSPKTAPWTAADAVLVDETVDLVHRTPSLGHVVLDEAQDLSPMQYRAVGRRCTTGSATVLGDLAQGTTPWATGSWPEALHHLGKPGAHVEELTTGFRVPEEVIAYASRLLPAIAPGLAPATSIRTAADSLTIRRATGEELVAAVVAACREALAHEGSTGLIAADARLPLFEAALAEAGLAFLTPGTETTAESRLTLVPASLAKGLEYDYVVLDEPAAVVAGEPDRRTGLRRLYVSLTRAVSGLTVLHAEPLPAELG; this is encoded by the coding sequence TGCGCGAGGACGCCCAGGCGCTGGACATCTCCGACGTGGCCGGCACCTGGGTGACCGCCGAGGTGCTGCGCAAGCAGGTCGAGCGGCGGATCGCCGCCCTGGCCGACCTGGCCCACACCCCGCTCTTCTTCGGCCGGCTGGACTTCCTGCACGCGATCTCCGGCGACGCGAGCGAGGGGGCAGGCGGAGAGCGCTTCTACATCGGCCGGCGCCACGTGCACGACGCCGAGGGCGACCCGATGGTGATCGACTGGCGCGCGCCGGTCTCCCAGACCTTCTACCGGGCCAGCCGCAAGGACCCGATGGACATCGGCAAGCGGCGCCGGTTCGGCTACACCGGCGGCGAGCTGACCGCCTACGAGGACGAGAACCTGAGCGACCCGGCCGAGCTGGAGAGCGCCTCCGCGCTGCTGGCCGCCGAGATCGAGAAGCCCCGCGTCGGCCCGATGCGCGACATCGTGGCCACCATCCAGCCCGAGCAGGACGAGATCGTGCGCGCCGAGGTGACCGGCACGGTCTGCGTGCAGGGCGCGCCCGGCACCGGGAAGACGGCGGTGGGCCTGCACCGGGTGGCGTACCTGCTGTACGCGCACCGCGAGCGGCTCGCCAAGTCCGGCACCCTGGTGATCGGGCCGAACGCCTCCTTCCTCTCCTACATCGAGCAGGTGCTGCCCGCGCTGGGCGAGCTGGACGTCGCGCAGGCCACCGTCCAGGAGCTGGTGCGGCACGTCGAGGTGCGCGGCACCGACTCGGCCGAGGCGGCCCGGATCAAGGGCGACGCGCGGATGGCGCAGGTGCTGCGCCGGGCCGTGCGTTCGGGCATCACGCTGCCCACCGAGCCCTGCGTGGTGGTGCGCGGCTCCCGCCGCTGGCGGGTCCCGGCGTACGAACTCGTCGAGATCATCAAGGAGCTGGCGAGCCGGGACATCCGCTACGGGGCCGCCATGGAGGCGCTGCCGCAGCGCGTCTCGCACGCGGTGCTGCTGAAGATGGAGCAGGGCGGCGAGGCCCCCGACGACCGGGTGCAGGACGCGGTGGCCCGCTCGCGCGAGGTCAAGGCCCTGGTCAAGGCCTGCTGGCCGCCGGTGGACCCGGCCAAGCTGGTGCACCGGCTGCTGACCGACGCCGAGTTCCTGGCGAGCTGCGCGGACGGGATCCTGGACGCCGCGGAGCAGGCCGCGATCCGCTGGGAGAAGCCGGGCCGCTCACCGAAGACCGCGCCGTGGACCGCCGCGGACGCGGTGCTGGTGGACGAGACCGTCGACCTGGTGCACCGCACCCCCTCGCTCGGCCATGTGGTCCTCGACGAGGCGCAGGACCTCTCACCGATGCAGTACCGCGCGGTGGGCCGGCGCTGCACCACCGGCTCGGCCACCGTGCTGGGCGACCTGGCGCAGGGCACCACCCCGTGGGCGACCGGCAGTTGGCCCGAGGCGCTGCACCACCTGGGCAAGCCGGGCGCGCACGTCGAGGAGCTCACCACCGGCTTCCGGGTGCCCGAGGAGGTGATCGCCTACGCCTCGCGCCTGCTGCCGGCGATCGCCCCGGGCCTGGCCCCGGCCACCTCGATCCGTACCGCCGCAGACTCGCTGACGATCCGCCGGGCCACCGGGGAGGAGCTGGTCGCGGCGGTCGTGGCGGCCTGCCGGGAGGCGCTGGCGCACGAGGGCTCGACCGGCCTGATCGCCGCCGACGCGCGCCTGCCGCTCTTCGAGGCCGCGCTGGCCGAGGCCGGTCTCGCCTTTCTGACGCCGGGCACCGAGACCACCGCGGAGAGCCGGCTCACCCTGGTGCCCGCCTCGCTGGCCAAGGGCCTGGAGTACGACTACGTGGTGCTGGACGAGCCGGCCGCCGTGGTGGCCGGCGAGCCGGACCGGCGCACCGGCCTGCGGCGGCTGTACGTCTCGCTGACCCGTGCCGTCTCCGGCCTGACGGTGCTGCACGCCGAGCCGCTGCCGGCCGAGTTGGGCTGA